The following are encoded in a window of Oreochromis aureus strain Israel breed Guangdong linkage group 10, ZZ_aureus, whole genome shotgun sequence genomic DNA:
- the LOC120442335 gene encoding uncharacterized protein LOC120442335, translating into MGYCRFQDCPVTVDVVVYDEETLKAEVVFKGGEVCHNNKELKRRPVRAQSRQSAGELLKKTLPRSLYLESLQKVPQKVIQSGNRDDAPTKEVLKNIAWSERKASRADPNELMSLQKIIQQYQDTEKDVLQKILMHPKGIMLWSKKTLSVFHQRCKEDIVYFDATGSIIRKESAGRPPYYVYELVVRNPSKGASPLPLATYVTCDHTTASVTYFLQAFQTDLVRAFGNRAYNRPVMFMCDGSLVLLRSISMTFCRTSLEDLLQKYYVLLTGQHSAQEFNIPILHRCLSHVMKNAKDLCKKHIPENYRLGMHVFGLLACCDNLKRHG; encoded by the exons ATGGGGTACTGCAGATTTCAGGACTGCCCTGTTACTGTGGATGTGGTGGTTTATGACGAAGAGACACTGAAAGCAGAAGTCGTTTTTAAAGGAGGTGAGGTCTGCCATAATAACAAAGAGCTGAAAAGGCGGCCTGTGCGTGCACAATCACGTCAAAGTGCTGGAGAACTCCTCAAAAAAACATTACCAAGGAGCTTGTACTTGGAGTCTTTACAGAAAGTGCCACAAAAGGTGATCCAATCTGGCAACAGGGATGATGCTCCAACAAAAGAAGTCTTGAAAAACATTGCATGGTCTGAAAGAAAAGCCAGTAGAGCAGATCCCAACGAGTTGATGAGCTTACAAAAGATAATTCAACAGTATCAGGACACTGAAAAGGATGTACTGCAGAAGATTCTGATGCATCCAAAGGGCATAATGCTGTGGTCTAAGAAAACCTTGTCAGTTTTTCATCAAAGATGCAAAGAAGACATTGTGTACTTTGATGCCACTGGAAGTAtaataagaaaagaaagtgCTGGAAGGCCACCATATTATGTGTATGAGTTGGTTGTCAGAAACCCATCCAAAGGTGCTTCTCCTCTTCCACTTGCTACATATGTCACATGTGACCACACTACTGCCTCTGTGACATACTTCTTGCAGGCCTTTCAGACTGATCTGGTAAGAGCATTTGGTAATCGGGCCTACAACAGGCCTGTCATGTTCATGTGTGATGGATCCCTAGTACTCCTTCGATCCATTTCCATGACATTCTGCAGAACAAGTCTAGAGGATCTGCTGCAGAAGTACTATGTCTTACTCACTGGCCAGCATTCAGCACAGGAATTCAACATTCCCATTCTTCATCGATGTTTGAGCCATGTCATGAAAAATGCCAAGGACCTTTGTAAAAAACA CATTCCAGAGAACTACAGGCTTGGAATGCATGTGTTTGGGCTCCTTGCATGCTGTGATAACTTAAAAAGACATGGATGA